CATTTTATGAAGGCCGGGGTACATTGCCGCTAGTTTAAATTCGATTTTCACTGGCGCATCTGGTGGCGACTATTGGAAGGATTTTTTGGTAATCGAAGGAATGGTCGTGCCagatctcaaatttaagtagtttttttttcaccgttttatGATGCGAAAATAGCtaaaatacttgcacaacatatttataaGTTACAAAAGGTTTTTTAGTGCggtttaagtaaaaaaaaacatggaaaaataacatattttctgaagcggctccaaattgtttggcaaaatgcttccaccagccgccgccagatgcgctagtgaaaatcgaaactacactagcgagtacggacaatgtactCCGgccttaaggccgggctacattgatcgtactcgcaagtgtaatttttatattcactagcgcatctggcggcggctggtggaagctttttttggtcatcgaggaaATAgtcatgccggatctcaaaattaagtagtttttccatcgttttttctCGTGAAAATGAATGCAATGCGTGCAGGACATGTGCATCTACCTTTTCCAAAACTTTTCTTGTAcgatttaagtaaaaaacatggaaaattcacgtattttctggagcggctccaaattgtttggaaaaatgcttcggtcagccgccgccaggtgcgctagtgaaaatcaaaattacaccagagagtacgatcaatgtagcccggcccttaaggccgggctacattgatcgtactcgaaggcgtaattttgattttcactagcgcatctggcggcggctgaccgaagcattttgccaaacaatttggagccactccagaaaatacgttatttttccatctttttgctttaactggactggaaaagctttgtaattgatagataaatatgttgtacaagtatttcagcagttttcgcaacaaaaaacgatagaaaaactacttaattttgagatccaacacgaccattcccccgacgaccaaaaaaagcttccaccagccgccgccagatgcgctactgaaaatcaaaattacactatgGAGTACggtcaatgtagcccggcctttaaaggccgggctacattgatcgtactccgtagtgtaattttaattttcactagcgcatctggcggcggctggtggaagctgaTTTTGGTCATCAAGGGAACGGTCgcaccggatctcaaaattaagtagtttttccatcgttttccattgcaaaaatggatgcaatgcgtgcaAAACATATGTATCtacgttttacaaaacttttctcctCCGATGTAagtgaaaaacatggaaaaataacgtattttctggagcggctccaaattgtttggcaaaatgcttcggtcagccgccgccagatgcgctagtgaaaatcgaaattacaccagagagtacgatcaatgtagcccggcctttaaaggtcgggctacattgatcgtactcgcaagcgtaattttgattttcactagcgcatctggcggcggctggtggaagctttttttggtcatcgagggaatggtcatgccggatttcaaaattaagtagtttttccatcgttttccattgcaaaaatggatgcaatgcgtgcaAAACATATGTATCtacgttttacaaaacttttctcctCCGATGTAagtgaaaaacatggaaaaataacgtattttctggagcggctccaaattgtttggaaaaatgcttcggtcagccgccgccagatgcgctagggaaaatcaaaattacgcttgcgagtacgatcaatgtagcccggccttaaaggccgggctacattgaccGTACTCCGTAgtataattttgattttcaatagcgcatctggcgggagctggtggaagctttttttggtcgtcgagggaatggtcatgccggatctcaaatttaagttgttttttcatcgttttttgatgcgaaaatggctgaaatacttgctcaacatatttatctattAATTGAATAGCTTTTCCAGAccagtttaagtaaaaaacatagaaaaataacatattttctgaagcggctacaaattatttggcaaaatgcttcagtcagccgccgccagatgcgctagtgaaaatcgaaattacgctatagagtacgatcaatgtagccctaCCTTAAggatgcaaaatattttttttaaggccgggctacattgatcgtactccgtggtgtaatttttatattcactagcgcatctggcggcggctgaccgaagcattttgccaaacaatttggagccgttccagaaaatatgttatttttccatgtttttcactttaactggactgagaaagctttgtaattgatacataaacatgttgtgcaagtatttcagccattttcgcctcaaaaaacgatgaaaaaactacttaattttgagatccggcacgaccattccctcgatgaccaaaaaaagcttccaccagccgccgccagatgcgctagtgaaaatcaaaattacagtacggagtacgatcaatgtagcccggcctttatagagactttgagctaATTCCCGCAGggtattgattgttttttatttaaatatttaaatatttaaataaaatttaaattaaatataatacCTAACATGCATTTTATTCTAATTTGATCATACTTTATTTCATgttatttgataaaaaatatgaCCTTTTAggattttctcgttttttattaaaaatggcAACCCATAACACTGTAGCACTTACTGTATTATGATATCATAAGACTATTTTGATGGAGATATGACTCTTGAGTAGCTAATACTACACAAATTCTATTATTATATAATCATCATTCACTAGCTTCAGCAGCAATACTAACAGCAATGCTAACAAAGAGTGACATGAGGCGCCATCTATTGTAAAACAACTGGTACCATCTCAATACTCATCCTCACCACTATTTCAATAGTTTTGCTATTCACGTTTCAAAAACTAAACTTAACTATGTACCTTCCACACAAAATACACTGTGAAAACAAGGCACACGGGCCAGCGAGCTAATGAAACTGGTTCACATTTCCTCGTTAGCACAGTTTTTGTTCGGAATCGGTCTTCAATTCTCAACGCaaaggcaacaaaaacaactccAAAAACAGGCCATTTCGTCCTGAAAATGCTCTGGGGGACCCCGCTGTTTAGATTGGTACCCGTACGCAAACAAACCACCGACGTCACGTTTTGTGCATTCAAAGCAGCGGAAAGGCTCATCGAATCCCGGAACCTACCAGCCCTCCATGGCCTACCCCGGTTCCGAGAGCAAATTAGCTTGTGCAGCGGTGTGCTTCGAGTTCAACATCCGAGCAGGCATTGGGAAAAATCGTGTCAACCAGCCGCAGACGGGGAAGCTAAAAAGGGAAGCTCccactgtgtgtgtatttgcacaGCCAAATTGGCAGACAAACAGTGTGTAAACATTCACTGAGCTCCGGACCGGGAAAATAATACatgcaaatttaaattatGCACCTATACTGTACCTATACCTTTTCCGGGAtggaagcgacgaacccccgcACATTTTGCCGTGTCGTAGAAGTCGCCATGTTTGGGGGGATGACAAATTACAGCTAgcggcgcagcagcagcggcgcaCACGTTCGACTGGGGCGTCGATTTACTGACTCGACAAAACCACCAATTTTAAGCCGCTTGGTGCTTAGTGACGACGATTGGGCTGCGACATACTGCATGTACGAGGAGCTTTGGTTTCTCCAGCctgcaacaaacacacacctttCTACACAGCAATGTGCAACTGAATCCGTCAAACGGATAACGGCAGTGTAACTCCATCGCCTACTAAACGAATCCCCGGCGCCATTTACGGGGCAGAGCTAGAGCTTGTGCAAACGGGGCCGTTGGTGGGGGGTTTGTTTCTAAGCAAACAGTCACCCAGGGCCGACGACGTGATGTGCATTTGCAACCGACCTGTTTTTAGTAGtgtggtttgtgtgtatgtgttattTCCGTCTTTTTTACTCCCGCATTTTTGAATGTATACCACCAAACATGAAACGGAATGCTTTCGCCACCTGCAGCAGCGTAAAAAGGGGTATTGGTGCCgccttgtttttttattttttttggtgttaaACCCTATGATGTGAGCCGTGATCTCACAGTGATACGAGACGAAacgaatgattttattttcaaatcaaGCTTCTCCTACATTCCAGGGCTATATTTCCCCTTCccgctccaaaaaaaaaaaggtttcgtTGCCGAGTCGGCAATAAATACAACACAAaatgataatttaataaacTGTCTGACGACCCTGTTccgtttttccttcccttttctctgtgctgtttttccttccttttcacACCTAAACCAACACAAccatgtgcgtgtgcgtgtgtgtgtgtgtgtgtgtgtgtgtgtgtgtgtgtgtcccttcGAAAAGTGCTGGCCAAACTAAGCAAAGACAGTCGGTCCTCTTTGCTCCCATAAAGACAGTCGGTCCTCTTTGCTTTCGCGACCAACCGACCGGTAGCACTCTGTTGCGTATCTCTGGGCTTTCTGGGCTGGGAAGAGAGAAACGGCGCGGGACCGGGGTCTGGGAGTCTCCCGATTTATGGGATTACATCAAATGTAATCACATAATTGAATTAGCTGCTGTTTCTCCCCGCCCGCTCCGCCATGCCGTCCATCATACCCTCCGCCAGCCAACCACCAGCCAACGTTCCAAATCAAGTGGAAAGATAAAGTTAAGGGCGAGAAATGATCATAAAACGGAAACGAGGGGTGGAGGaaaaggagcaacaaaaaaaaaacagacagagCGCCGACCAACCGAGAACCGATCGCCCTGTGAGGAGGCACTGGGCAAGAATTTCGCTCGTACGGGAGGCGAGTGTTCAATTGCTCTTGCGCTGCTCTTGTTTTACGAATTTTTAAAGTGAGCAAtcttcaagtttttttttttaatattattttgcaGCCTACATAAATTGCATCGGGCGTATGATAATTGCATTTATGATTCATAACAGTGAAATTATGTGCTATTGGTATAGGGTACGAGCTTCATTTACGAGTGCGTTACGAgcgatttttaaattgttaaaaGAAATACAAAATTAATTTACCCAAAATTTATGTCTAaaattttcttcaaacaatCAATTCAATATTAACGGATTTATGACACTAGCTTGTAGTGGTATTGAGCAGCAAAGTGAGATTAGCGTCAAATGAAGTTGTTTTTAAGGAGTATCCTTAGAATTTCATTTACAATTAGATCGAAGCTTCAAAATACActtaaatattttcaattaCATCGGTTAGAATCGTTCAATTGAAATTCTTCGATAGAGAAAAGCGAATTAATAAGAACATTTCGTATTTTTCTAGtacttttttatgaaaaataaaacaaaatcaacttcTATAAACATAATTCAGCCCCTCGCCTACCctgttatttgttgttttctccTTAAGTAAGCTTCTCTGGTTCCTTAGTCTATTCTTTTGAGCCACGTTTTCCTCGCTATACCCCCACCCAAATCAACTAAACGGCTGTCCAGACTGTGAACCGATGAAGCAGACTCTGGAAGTAGAATTTAGTTGGCTATCATTCAATTCTTGCCTTTCATAAATCTTCTACCTTACTTCTGTGTTTAACGCTGGCAGTGAAAAAGAGACAATTTTttacatctctctctctctctctttttctatctatctctctttccccAGGAATTATCCTTTCGAGCCACAGCCCACCGGTCACAACACCGCTCGAACCGTGCCGGATAGCGCCGTATGTTAACGTACCGTCCCTCCGTGCCGGAACCGGCGGTGTCCCACCCGGCAGTGGTACGGGCGCGTCTGGATTGCCCCCTTCGTCCTctaccacagcagcagcggcggcggcggcggcagctgcGGCGGCTGCAGCGGCTGCCGTCAACCATCCCTTCCCCGTTGCTGCCTTTTCTGCCTTCGATTCCGCGTTCATATCTGCCGCAGCACAGCAGGTAagagggcacacacacacgttgctCCATAAAGCTCCCTCCGTTGGGTAAAACTCTCAACTACTGGTTTctgttttcgttctttttctctctctcacacacacacacacacatactcacacacatacagtatGCAGCGGCCCTTTCTTCCGGTTCCGTTCCGACGAGCCTTTTCTCCCTTTCCCAGTACGTCCCGCGACCGGGTGGattggcggcggcggcagcgatTGCCACGCTGCCCGGCTTTAGCGTGGCGCACGACAAAAACTCCAGCATCGTCGATCTGCGCCTGAAGGCGGAAAAGCACAAGGAAAATCAGAAGAAAATTGTAAATAATGTGTCGTCGTAATTGAGGGTCGGGGCGTTCGGGTTTTAGTGGAGACATCGGCGCTTCAACAGTGTTCACCTTAGTTTTCGGTGAATCGATACGTGAATCTGTAATGCTGTGCGGGCAAGGGAGGTGATTTAAGCTCGCTCACAAcacttcttgtttttttcctgtgtAATATATACAGACACCCCGTTTCGGTAGTGCTTTCGTCTGTGTTGATTATTTCAATGGTGATATCAGCCTTTAATCCTTTATTGTGTTTATTGATCCATAGCATCCGAACACTCCTTTGAATAGGTGGCCTTCAGAGGGTACATTATGTGTATAagcttaaaaacaaacaaaacaatatttaaaaattaagaaataGACAGTATCCTCAAATATATAAAAGTGTAtgaaagtaagtaagtatgaAGCATTAGCTATAGATCTTGTTGGCAATTTTCCTAAATTACCAGtctttcaattttaaaatgcacTGGCTCTTGTACAGACCCGGGCATGTCCAAACAAATCCTAGTTCGTTTCAAATTCCGTGCCAAACATTGTTGAAAAATGGAGTAGGTCGTCTAGAGTTAAAGTAGACCGGAATCGGTCTGTGGTGGAATTGGTCTGAGGTGGAGTTTGCCGTAGTTGCAGTAGACAGGACTTGAAAATGGCCAGAGTTAGGCAAAGTTGGAGTTTGCCGGAATGACAACGCTGTCTGTCAACTGTCGGATACCATCAGAGGTCTATTGGAATCGTAGTCGACTGGAGTCGGAGTTGAGCGGAATGGAATTCACACTGGAGTCGAAGAGGGCTGGAACCGTTATCCGAGCTgccttacttacttatccgatgctacaaccgctttgcggtcgtggcctgcctcaggagtgtccgaaaccgctcaatGTCTCGCACCTTCGTCTGACAATCCGTTAACCCGGCGTTAATGGCAGACGCCTCcgcgccatcttgccacctcaatttgggcctaccactcTGTGCTTGTGGACGGCcaaaaaagactttacgggctgggtcaaTATGGCTAGCCCACCGGAGCTTTATAAGCTGCACGACTATTCCGTACTATCCGGAgtcgaaaaaagaaacatctaACCTAAACCAAAGTGCACTCTCCGTCTTCGGCTCCGACTCCTACCGAGTCCGGCAAATTCATGCTCCTGCCAACTCCAGAATTCTCCAGACGGCTCCGACTCCGAGAAGTTGATTCGGAACCGTGGGCACCGTGGATAACCGTAGGCTCCAGAAAGCCCATCACTACTAGCGTAGTTTGATCCCCGTTTTTGTAAGGAGCAGGAACGAATCCATTCAATCCAATCCAGCAATCCTGTATAAGGTCGACGGAAGCCATTGGTTTTTTTATGCTAAAAAGAGTTTGAATTGTAAAAACAACAATCCGATCAATCATACGACTTACTGCCCCGCATGTCCAACGAGTTCCAATATGAAATGGTCATAGACAGTGCACCGAACCTATCGAACCTACTGTACCTACTGGAAGCAAATCCACAACTAGGAGCGATTTGGGTCGCTTTTGGAGCGCTCCGACCCAGTAGGTAGGGGTCGCTccacccatcactagttcaaAACATATCAAAAGCCGTGAATTATACCACACATTTGAAGTATTTTTTAATGATAAAAAGGTTACTTACCCGTAAATTAAAGACAACAGGACTACTAAAGACGAAAATTCATTCCGAACATCAGAAACTGCCAAACGTACATGCACAATGTTTGGCAACACGTCCTGCCGatctcacgcacacactgtCACTcgaaccaccaccagcaccattcGTGTCGCGCGCGCACTGTTCTCCTCCTATCGCCTTCGCACAGGATTCGTAAACAGCTGTGCGCTGTCATTTCAGCTGTCATCCGTCGCTGCTGTTATTATCCTGAAAACAAAGCGAAAGGAACTTTCACGTGGATTCCTGTCCTGCCTCACCTTCTTTCCATCTTTAAACGTCCTTCCAGCAGCTTGCGAAGGCGCGGCGctccagtgtgtgtgcgtgtgtgttgcccAAATCGATACACGCTTTCAGCAGGTGACAATGAAGCGACGGGTTTCTTTGTGCTAAATCCTAGCAACCCGCCCAGGATAGAGTGATGTGCTGCCAGTGGAAGTTTCCCAAAATGTAACGAACGGGAACGGGCTTATTTTTGCATCGAGTACTGCCACCGTGTACGGTCGAAGGGGCCCCGGTAGTGTAACGCGTTGGTCGGGATGGATTTAGCGGCGACTGTGGCAAACATTTTCGATGGCGACTGTACGGTTGCCATCGGTGGTGGTAAGAAGACGGGTGAGCAGGAGCGCCAGTTTGTGCTGTCCGAGTAAGTTGCCGTATTGCTGTTGGGGGAGCATTTTCCGAGTGGAGGAGCTGTAActtgatatttgtttgttttggtgtggCTTTTTTTTAGGTTCATCGCTGAAATTGGCCTGTGGCTGGACGAAAAGCTTAATGATCACCCGTTCGATCCACACCCATCGAATGCTGGCCCGGTCGAGGGACGGCTCGGTCCCCAGAGGACCGTGTTTGACGTGACGGAGGAGGGTTTCGACACTAACTTGCTGATTTCCAAGGACAAGTTGACGCTTCAATCGCAAAATGCTTTCTCCACGGTTAAAGCAAACTGTTGTGTGTACAGTGGCCGCTGGATGTATGAGGTAGGACATGTTGACATGCTTCTTTTGATAAGGTTTAATACATTATTTCGTCGTACGCACAGGTTCAACTACGCTCGAAAGGCGTCATGCAGATTGGCTGGTGCTCGGCACACTGCAAATTCACGCAGGATACGGGCGTCGGCGATACTCGGTATAGCTACGGATTGGACGGTAGCAAGCAGCGGATCTGGCACGTCTACACCCAAAAGTATGGTCCGTTCTGGCGGTCGGGCGACATCTTCGGCGTCTGTGTGGATATGGACGCCGGGCGCATCGAGTACTATCGCAACGGCGCTCCACTCGGCGAAGCATTCAAGGACATTGAGCGTGGTCCCGGATTGGCCCTGTATCCGGCAGTGTCGCTGGCGTTTAACGACAGCCTAACGGCAAACTTTGGTGGATCTCCGTTCAAGCATCCGGTGGAGCGGTACAAACCCCTCCAGGAAGCACCGGCCGTGGCACTCTACCAGGCAGATTGTCTGTTAAAGTATCTGGTAAATCTTTCCGGCGCCATCTCGCAGCATGCACGCGTCTCCAACGGTAGCCAAAAGACGTCTCACAGTGGGCTAGTAACGCCGGAATCAATGTACATGCTACTAGCCGCTTGCCTCATCGAACGGATCGCCCCACTACTCGGCAACTCGTACGTGGTGGAGGACAAAGTGTTCAGCTACATCCGGGGGATGTGCGTGCTGCGCAGCAACAGCCACGGCAGCAAAAACGAAGCCCCCACGCAGCCAGGGGCGCCGGAAAGCACGCTCGGCACGTTTCTCACCCTGCTCTGGACGTACCTGGAGCTGGAGGAGATGAAGCTATTCCTCAAGAAGCTGCTCAACTATCTCGCCAACACGTACAAGGAAACGCCCGTCGACCTGGAGTACGAGAAGCAGCGCAAAATCATCGTCATCCTGACGTGCGTGTGCAACCATCCGGCCACGCGCAAGTATCTGCTCGAGTACAAGTTTTTCAAGAAAAACTGTCTGCCACTGTTTCTGTACACGAAACCGCCGGACGAGTCGACGCTGGAGCAGCTGCTGCCGGACGATCACATCTGGACGGAGGGGCTGGGTGGGTCGCGGGAAACGTATCTGGCCGCCTGCGAACGACTGAAGGCGCACACGTCCGTGCTGTACACGCTGCAGAAAAATCTCATCCACATTCTGATGAACAATCACGACGGGAATGAGGCGAACTCGCCCAGCAGTAGAAGAATATTCGTGGCGAAGGTGCGCAAGTTTGTCATGGAGAATAATGTTGAGCTGAGGGTGAGTTTGAATTTTGAAGCGTAATGGGAGCAATTTAAGAGCCGTTTGTAacatcttttgcatttgcAGGGACTGTATTCATCAACAACGCAGCCCGCAATAGGATTATCCTTTCTGTGCACCCTACTAGATGTAGCCAAAACGCTCTGGGAGGAAGAGTGTGATCATGAGCGCGGTTTGGACGGGAAAACCGTCCCACCAACCATCGATTGTCGGTTTTTCTACGACGGAACGTTCAAGTACTCGAACCTGGACCGTATCGGAGGCGTTCTGTCCTACTTGCGGAAACACTTTCGGACGCAATTGATCGAACGGCTTGGTGCCGATCATCCTAGTTTAGCTTCGGTCGATCAGCCAAGCGATTTGCGTAGTGAAATAGGTAAGCGGAGATGTTTAATTGGAATCAAAATTCACACTTTTAGGCCTTACATTCGGACAAAATTTCTAATTCGTTTTTCTACACTTCCTAGCTGCATTTAATGTATTTCTCGATTCGGCCATGTTTCTTGTCTCGGGGGGTCCTTCCACTGCCTACTCGCTAGTTTCCCGTGCGGCTAACAGCATCCCGGATCGGCATCAGCAGTCCAGCCAGCAGCACCATCCCATGCCCGGGATGGACGAGGGTCAATCGACCACGGCCACCGGCCAACCGGGTCAACCATCGCCCAAATGCACAGCCGGTGCCATCGGTTGCGGCCAGCTCGATCCATACCGTGCCGTTTGCGAGCTGCTCGATTGTTGCGTGATTTTCTACAATGCCGTTGCGCACAAGTACGTCGTCATGATAGCGGATCTGCGCGACAACATTACGCACCTGTCGGACATACTGCTCGAAACGAAGAGCAACTGCGACGAGGTGATGCACAATCTGGAGGCACTGAAGCGATGCTCGATCGGGGGAAGCAGTGGCACAAGCCTGCAGGGACAGAAATCGCACGAAGAGCTGCTGAACGAGCTGGAGGCACGGTTCGGTCAGCGGAAAAGCATATTTGCGGTGAGTGTGACTGATGAAAAGTTGCCCCTTTTTCCAAGGGGAATTAAAgcgatgttgttgtttgctcttTAGAAACGATCGATGGAGCTGGCACGAAAGCAAGCCTGGTACCGCTCGGTTGCTCTCGGCACACACCGCCGCGGCCTGCTTTGCTGGTTGCTAGGCATCATCTTCAAAACGCTGCACACGTTCAGTGCGGAAGAGATCCTGTTCGCATTTCTACCCGAAACGTACATCAACGTGACGCCCATCCTGCTCGACACGGTGCTAGACTTTAGCTTCCATGACACTGCCATCCAGCACGAGCTTGCTGGAGATTCCGAGCTTATCCTATCGTCGGCCAATTTCCTCGCCAAACATCTGGCCGACCCGCGCGTCATTCTAGCCTCCTGCAAGGACGCACTCATACAAGCGCTCGGTTCGCTGACGTGCCACGAGGCGGGCATTCGTGCGCTCGAAAGTGCATCGGCGGAAAATCAACTCGCTCTAGTCCGGGCCCTTCTCCGGCCGTACGAAAACCGTGCCTGGGGACAGAGCAACTGGCTGCTGTTGCGATTCTGGCTTGGTGATGGGTTCGCTTATCGTGAATCGCGCCCACCGTGCGTTTGGCAGGCGGGCAAAGATCCATCGGCCACGCAGCGATCGCTCGGGTTGTACCGGAGCCGGGCAAAGAATGGATCGCACACGGGGCTGCTGCATCTAATCGCACCGGCCTGTCCGTCGAAGCATTTCCAACGTCTAATAAGCGAAACGCTCAGCAAGGATGAGCCGTACTGTACGACGTTTTTGAATTCCGTGCTATCGCAGCTGAATTGGGCGTTTTCCGAGTTCATACACATCCTGCAAGACGTAAGGGTTTGGAGCAATTTCCTTTTTAAACTATCTTTCATCAATTCCGATTTGCTTTACCTTCGCAGATCCAAAACATATCGCAACGCGATGAGCAGCTCGTGATCGAAACCAAGCAGCTGAAAATATGCTCCATGTGCTTCGAGCTGACCGTGTCGCTGATGCGCGCGCTCGAAATGATCGTCACCATCACGCCTAGCCTACTGCAGGATGCGGCGAGGGCCAACAGCGAAATCATTCTCAGCCGCATCTGTCAGCTCGCGATTCAGGTGCTGTCGCGCGTAACCGTACCACCCGGCTGCTTCCAGCACGTGATGGACCTCTGCCTGCCCGATCTTAGCAACGTGACGCATTTTGCGATCATTAGTGCCGCGATCGGGATGCTGCTGGCGTTGATGCGTCACGAGCTGGGCAGCTCGACGGAGTGCATTACGAAGATACCGCGCATCTCGAAGTATCTGCTCACGGACACGAGTTTCCACATTGCCAGCCTGGAGTATGCACTGGGGGAGGTAAAGACACCGATCACGAACAGCAACGGGGAAGCGCCGAGGGGAAACTTTGATCCCAAGATGCGTGCCCACATTGATCCGCTGACGAACGAGGTG
This sequence is a window from Anopheles merus strain MAF chromosome 3R, AmerM5.1, whole genome shotgun sequence. Protein-coding genes within it:
- the LOC121595303 gene encoding E3 ubiquitin-protein ligase RNF123 produces the protein MDLAATVANIFDGDCTVAIGGGKKTGEQERQFVLSEFIAEIGLWLDEKLNDHPFDPHPSNAGPVEGRLGPQRTVFDVTEEGFDTNLLISKDKLTLQSQNAFSTVKANCCVYSGRWMYEVQLRSKGVMQIGWCSAHCKFTQDTGVGDTRYSYGLDGSKQRIWHVYTQKYGPFWRSGDIFGVCVDMDAGRIEYYRNGAPLGEAFKDIERGPGLALYPAVSLAFNDSLTANFGGSPFKHPVERYKPLQEAPAVALYQADCLLKYLVNLSGAISQHARVSNGSQKTSHSGLVTPESMYMLLAACLIERIAPLLGNSYVVEDKVFSYIRGMCVLRSNSHGSKNEAPTQPGAPESTLGTFLTLLWTYLELEEMKLFLKKLLNYLANTYKETPVDLEYEKQRKIIVILTCVCNHPATRKYLLEYKFFKKNCLPLFLYTKPPDESTLEQLLPDDHIWTEGLGGSRETYLAACERLKAHTSVLYTLQKNLIHILMNNHDGNEANSPSSRRIFVAKVRKFVMENNVELRGLYSSTTQPAIGLSFLCTLLDVAKTLWEEECDHERGLDGKTVPPTIDCRFFYDGTFKYSNLDRIGGVLSYLRKHFRTQLIERLGADHPSLASVDQPSDLRSEIAAFNVFLDSAMFLVSGGPSTAYSLVSRAANSIPDRHQQSSQQHHPMPGMDEGQSTTATGQPGQPSPKCTAGAIGCGQLDPYRAVCELLDCCVIFYNAVAHKYVVMIADLRDNITHLSDILLETKSNCDEVMHNLEALKRCSIGGSSGTSLQGQKSHEELLNELEARFGQRKSIFAKRSMELARKQAWYRSVALGTHRRGLLCWLLGIIFKTLHTFSAEEILFAFLPETYINVTPILLDTVLDFSFHDTAIQHELAGDSELILSSANFLAKHLADPRVILASCKDALIQALGSLTCHEAGIRALESASAENQLALVRALLRPYENRAWGQSNWLLLRFWLGDGFAYRESRPPCVWQAGKDPSATQRSLGLYRSRAKNGSHTGLLHLIAPACPSKHFQRLISETLSKDEPYCTTFLNSVLSQLNWAFSEFIHILQDIQNISQRDEQLVIETKQLKICSMCFELTVSLMRALEMIVTITPSLLQDAARANSEIILSRICQLAIQVLSRVTVPPGCFQHVMDLCLPDLSNVTHFAIISAAIGMLLALMRHELGSSTECITKIPRISKYLLTDTSFHIASLEYALGEVKTPITNSNGEAPRGNFDPKMRAHIDPLTNEVRVPSPFRKAGGGGSVGMKEIIPDPPIIKFNMADYPNHVLPHEVGQIERLIETLQLRQTLLSEITILSEDSLCPICYAKSNSAAFDPCQHQSCETCIMQHLMNSKQCFYCKILIIRVTRQDGAIIYEACNTPPAPPALVLPRMQVSPMVFTSSTPTTSTMDAEERSSEASTTTPPPEVATSLSTIDDFDGIAASPPGGGNA